The following are encoded together in the Thermodesulfobium sp. 4217-1 genome:
- the obgE gene encoding GTPase ObgE, translating into MGFKSYIFPDTARVKFLGGHGGKGCVSFRKEKYVPKGGPDGGDGGKGADIYLVATRELSDLAFFKPNQEFKAKNGEPGTSKKMHGCDADDLFIKVPVGTIVTDLNTNETICDLDYEGRVFLIVKGGRGGLGNSNFATSTNRVPHYAQEGEPGEARDVLLEMKILADIGLVGLPNAGKSSLLNALTNANAIVGDYSFTTIKPVLGVLSNDEQSVVLADIPGIIEGASLGKGLGNIFLRHIDRSNYLIIVLDSSQDPMSDYHIILKELFQYNEELLKRNRMVLLNKCDLIDKETENTLIEYFKGLNERVFSLSTNDAESIDNFRNVILKTFAEPKIFI; encoded by the coding sequence ATGGGGTTTAAATCATATATTTTTCCTGATACAGCAAGAGTTAAGTTTTTGGGGGGGCATGGCGGAAAAGGATGTGTGAGTTTTAGAAAAGAAAAGTATGTCCCAAAAGGCGGTCCTGATGGTGGAGATGGCGGAAAGGGCGCAGATATATATCTGGTAGCTACTAGGGAGCTTAGCGATCTGGCATTTTTCAAACCCAATCAGGAATTCAAGGCGAAAAACGGCGAGCCTGGAACTTCCAAAAAAATGCATGGCTGTGATGCAGATGATTTGTTCATCAAAGTGCCAGTCGGAACAATAGTTACCGATCTGAACACAAATGAAACTATATGCGACCTTGATTATGAAGGAAGAGTTTTTCTGATAGTTAAGGGCGGAAGAGGTGGCCTGGGCAATTCAAATTTTGCAACCTCAACCAATAGAGTTCCTCATTATGCCCAAGAGGGAGAACCTGGTGAAGCGAGAGACGTATTGTTAGAGATGAAAATTCTTGCAGACATTGGTCTTGTGGGTCTCCCCAATGCAGGCAAGTCTTCACTTCTAAACGCTCTTACTAATGCTAATGCAATAGTAGGCGATTATTCTTTTACTACGATTAAGCCAGTGCTTGGAGTTCTGTCTAATGATGAACAATCTGTTGTTTTGGCTGATATTCCTGGAATTATAGAAGGTGCAAGTCTAGGTAAGGGTTTGGGAAACATTTTTCTAAGGCATATTGACCGTTCAAATTATTTGATAATTGTTCTTGATTCTAGCCAGGATCCTATGTCAGATTATCATATTATTTTGAAAGAGCTTTTCCAATATAATGAAGAACTATTGAAAAGGAATAGAATGGTTTTGCTAAACAAATGTGATCTCATAGATAAAGAGACAGAAAATACTCTTATAGAATATTTCAAAGGATTGAACGAAAGAGTTTTTTCTTTGAGCACAAATGACGCTGAAAGTATTGATAATTTTAGGAATGTTATCCTAAAAACTTTTGCTGAACCTAAAATTTTTATTTAA
- a CDS encoding respiratory nitrate reductase subunit gamma, whose translation MDWFSFLVGNVLSYLAIVVFFVGVPLQVYRWMKAPVVYPLTDFPAPKTAEGAFIKVLLDSFLFRPILLKIYNSTVYSGKWTDLWIGGWVFHVSLALIIIGHIVGIGTLGHQFTILGVSPETSLHMSELLGTVSGIFLSLSLIYLLLRRFFNPIVRVMSDGIDYLIVLLILGISCMGNFMRFSSTYGVEYDVAQRWIMGLFTLHPVALPDNPIFTWHLFLVEILLIYFPFSKLMHSCGIFFARWMITNYDPKKVMVFDWRSKVCEWTGGK comes from the coding sequence TTGGATTGGTTCTCTTTTTTAGTTGGTAATGTTTTGTCTTATTTAGCAATTGTTGTGTTTTTTGTGGGGGTTCCACTTCAGGTTTACAGGTGGATGAAGGCTCCTGTTGTGTATCCTTTGACGGATTTTCCAGCACCAAAGACTGCTGAGGGAGCTTTTATAAAGGTTCTTCTTGATTCATTTTTGTTTCGACCGATTCTATTGAAAATTTACAACTCCACCGTTTATTCTGGTAAATGGACAGATTTATGGATTGGGGGTTGGGTTTTCCACGTTTCCTTAGCTTTAATTATCATTGGCCACATTGTTGGCATAGGAACACTTGGACATCAATTCACAATTTTAGGTGTTAGCCCTGAAACAAGCTTACATATGTCTGAGTTGTTGGGTACTGTCTCTGGTATATTTCTTAGTTTGAGTTTGATCTATCTCTTGCTCAGGAGATTTTTTAATCCCATTGTCAGGGTTATGTCAGACGGCATCGACTATTTAATCGTTTTATTAATTTTGGGAATCTCCTGCATGGGTAACTTTATGAGATTTAGCTCTACTTATGGAGTAGAGTATGACGTAGCACAGAGATGGATAATGGGTCTTTTCACATTGCATCCTGTAGCCCTACCCGATAACCCTATCTTCACCTGGCACTTGTTTCTGGTGGAGATCTTACTCATCTATTTTCCTTTCAGTAAACTTATGCACTCCTGTGGCATATTTTTTGCTCGTTGGATGATAACTAACTATGATCCCAAGAAGGTCATGGTCTTTGACTGGAGAAGCAAGGTTTGTGAATGGACTGGAGGTAAATAG
- the rplU gene encoding 50S ribosomal protein L21 translates to MVYVLNIKGKEFLVAPGDKIKVPFMDGANSGDKFIVENALVFGEESEIKTSSVETTVEGSGKEKTVITFKYRPKKGYRNKKGHRQQFTLLRVSEA, encoded by the coding sequence GTGGTTTATGTTTTGAACATTAAGGGCAAGGAGTTTTTGGTAGCTCCAGGCGATAAGATAAAAGTTCCTTTTATGGATGGCGCTAACAGTGGAGATAAGTTCATAGTTGAAAACGCTTTGGTTTTTGGCGAAGAATCTGAAATCAAAACTTCAAGTGTCGAAACTACTGTTGAAGGCAGCGGCAAAGAGAAGACCGTTATAACCTTCAAATATAGGCCAAAGAAGGGCTATAGGAACAAAAAGGGTCACAGACAGCAATTTACACTTTTGAGAGTTTCTGAGGCATAA
- a CDS encoding tRNA 2-thiocytidine biosynthesis TtcA family protein, with protein sequence MGLIKRTLNKILELDYKYSILPNGGTLAVGLSGGKDSLITLWALNEVLRHRKDKYKLCAILVDQGFPGFSYDKIKEYLFVNDIPYIEKKSLIYSSLSEAESPCAICSHLRRGALVDGAKIMGATHLALGHHLDDLLEGAIMTIAMNGRPNVLVPIKYLSRRDIYLIRPLLLVEEEHIKTLSKKIQGINPVESECPYSKDSERIKIKNWLYQGYGNWGVMHQHMASWARLLLEKEMEIEV encoded by the coding sequence TTGGGACTGATTAAGAGGACACTAAACAAGATATTAGAACTTGATTATAAATATTCAATTCTTCCAAATGGTGGGACTCTTGCTGTCGGACTGTCTGGAGGTAAGGACAGTCTTATAACTCTTTGGGCATTGAACGAAGTCTTGAGACATAGAAAGGATAAGTATAAGCTTTGCGCTATCTTGGTTGATCAGGGGTTTCCAGGTTTTAGCTACGATAAAATTAAAGAATATTTGTTCGTAAACGATATTCCCTATATCGAGAAAAAATCTCTTATATATAGTTCGCTGTCTGAGGCAGAGTCTCCCTGCGCTATTTGCTCTCATCTTAGAAGGGGCGCATTGGTGGACGGTGCAAAGATTATGGGAGCTACGCACTTAGCCCTTGGGCACCATCTTGATGATCTATTGGAGGGCGCTATTATGACTATAGCTATGAATGGAAGACCCAATGTGCTTGTGCCAATTAAATATTTGTCAAGAAGGGATATTTACTTAATCAGGCCCCTTCTTTTGGTGGAAGAGGAACATATAAAAACTTTATCTAAGAAAATTCAAGGCATAAACCCAGTAGAATCAGAGTGTCCATACAGCAAAGACAGTGAAAGGATAAAGATTAAAAATTGGCTTTATCAAGGGTATGGTAATTGGGGAGTAATGCATCAGCATATGGCATCCTGGGCAAGATTGCTTTTGGAAAAAGAGATGGAGATTGAAGTATAA
- the proB gene encoding glutamate 5-kinase: MNRKVVLKIGTSSLIKSNSVNEEFVNLIADGIAEKMKKGLKFVLVSSGAIGLGRFYTNIRNPKSIPEKQAAASVGQVYLMNAYKRAFDKNNIQCAQLLFTAADLSDRERFLNIQNTFKVLLKSNIVPIINENDTVAVEEIKIGDNDTLSAVVSLLVRADVLTLFTDVEGFYLDKNNPKTILKSIKKIDSDLFKIADQPNSKLGTGGMYTKLKAAQIATDAGIPVYIISNKKIKEFFQVIDSEINMGTCFEPCQKSSQKMSWIKHNTRTKGKIIIDQGARDALLKNKSLLPSGIVDVSGNFKRADVVEISDQSGNIVAKGLTNYPSNEILRLKGSNTKNIYNILGYKFGDEIVHKDYLIII, from the coding sequence ATGAATAGAAAAGTTGTTTTAAAAATAGGCACTTCTTCCCTGATTAAATCCAATTCTGTTAATGAAGAATTTGTAAATTTAATTGCTGATGGAATTGCTGAAAAGATGAAAAAAGGTTTGAAATTTGTATTGGTTTCTTCAGGGGCAATCGGACTTGGAAGATTTTATACCAATATTAGAAATCCAAAATCAATTCCTGAAAAGCAGGCTGCTGCTTCTGTGGGGCAGGTTTATTTGATGAATGCCTACAAGAGAGCTTTTGACAAAAATAATATTCAGTGTGCACAGCTTTTGTTTACGGCTGCTGACTTGTCCGATCGAGAGAGGTTTCTAAATATCCAAAATACCTTCAAGGTGCTTTTGAAGTCCAATATTGTTCCGATTATAAATGAAAACGATACTGTGGCCGTAGAAGAGATAAAGATTGGCGATAACGATACTCTTTCAGCAGTGGTATCTTTGCTGGTAAGAGCTGATGTCCTAACTCTTTTTACAGATGTCGAGGGTTTTTATCTGGATAAAAATAATCCGAAAACGATTCTAAAAAGTATTAAGAAAATAGACAGCGATCTCTTTAAGATTGCAGACCAACCTAATTCAAAATTGGGTACTGGCGGTATGTATACCAAGCTTAAGGCCGCTCAGATAGCTACCGATGCAGGTATTCCTGTTTATATCATCTCAAACAAGAAAATTAAAGAATTTTTTCAGGTTATCGATAGTGAAATCAATATGGGCACTTGTTTCGAGCCCTGTCAAAAGAGTTCACAGAAAATGTCCTGGATAAAGCATAATACGCGAACTAAGGGTAAGATCATAATAGATCAGGGGGCAAGGGATGCACTTTTGAAAAATAAAAGCCTTCTGCCATCTGGCATTGTAGATGTGTCGGGCAATTTCAAAAGAGCTGACGTTGTTGAAATTTCCGATCAATCTGGTAATATTGTAGCGAAAGGGTTAACGAATTATCCTTCTAATGAAATTCTAAGATTAAAGGGTTCTAATACTAAAAATATTTACAATATCTTGGGATATAAGTTTGGTGATGAAATAGTTCACAAAGATTATCTAATAATTATCTAA
- the dsrA gene encoding dissimilatory-type sulfite reductase subunit alpha yields the protein MPELRKTPMLDQLLDGPFPSFVKEIKKGAEKNEACNDLLGQLELSYEEKITHWKHGGIVGVTGYGGGVIGRYSDVPEQFPGLTEFHTMRINQPAGWFYKTDRLRKLLDIWEKRGSGLTNFHGATGDIILLGTHTNELQNVADDLAHEGWDLGGSGSDLRTPSACVGPGRCEWACIDTLDIVDTLTRRYQNELHRPMWPYKFKIKISGCANDGVAAKARADCSIIGTWKDNIQVNRTEVVNYVNGGFDIIGQVVDKCPTKCISYNPVTKSLSIDDNNCVRCHNCINKMPKALRQGKINGATILIGGHAPILQSAFMSWVVVPFMEMKPPYTEISDLLEKIWEWWDENGKMRERTGELIYRLGMRSFLKATGLPAVPQMVLHPRANPFFFWDKEEVNQ from the coding sequence ATGCCAGAATTAAGGAAGACTCCAATGTTAGACCAGCTTCTAGATGGTCCTTTTCCAAGTTTTGTAAAGGAGATCAAAAAAGGCGCTGAGAAGAACGAAGCTTGTAATGACCTCCTTGGTCAATTAGAGCTCTCGTATGAAGAAAAAATTACTCACTGGAAACACGGCGGAATTGTCGGTGTTACAGGGTATGGTGGCGGAGTAATCGGTCGTTATTCTGATGTTCCTGAGCAATTTCCAGGATTGACCGAATTTCACACTATGAGAATCAACCAGCCTGCCGGATGGTTTTATAAGACCGATAGGCTAAGAAAGCTCCTTGATATATGGGAGAAGCGTGGCAGCGGCTTGACAAACTTCCACGGCGCAACAGGCGACATCATTTTGCTCGGCACTCATACCAATGAGCTGCAAAACGTAGCTGATGACCTTGCTCATGAAGGATGGGATTTGGGTGGTTCTGGATCAGACCTCAGAACTCCAAGCGCATGTGTCGGACCAGGCAGATGTGAGTGGGCATGTATTGACACGCTTGACATTGTAGACACTCTTACAAGAAGATATCAGAATGAGCTTCACAGACCTATGTGGCCATACAAGTTCAAGATCAAGATTTCAGGCTGCGCCAATGACGGCGTTGCAGCAAAAGCCAGAGCTGACTGTTCAATTATCGGCACCTGGAAAGACAATATTCAGGTTAATAGAACAGAAGTAGTAAATTATGTGAATGGTGGATTTGACATTATTGGACAGGTAGTCGATAAATGTCCAACAAAGTGCATTTCTTACAACCCAGTAACCAAGTCTCTTTCGATTGATGACAACAACTGTGTGAGATGCCATAACTGCATAAATAAGATGCCAAAAGCTCTCAGACAGGGTAAGATCAATGGTGCTACTATATTGATAGGTGGCCATGCTCCAATCTTGCAGTCAGCATTTATGTCTTGGGTGGTAGTTCCATTTATGGAAATGAAGCCTCCATACACCGAAATTTCTGATCTTCTTGAGAAGATTTGGGAATGGTGGGATGAGAATGGAAAGATGAGAGAAAGAACTGGAGAACTTATCTATAGATTGGGTATGAGAAGTTTCTTGAAGGCGACAGGGCTTCCTGCTGTTCCTCAGATGGTCTTGCATCCACGTGCCAATCCATTCTTCTTCTGGGATAAAGAGGAGGTGAACCAATAA
- a CDS encoding TusE/DsrC/DsvC family sulfur relay protein, with product MPFIDVNGEQLEVDEDGFLQDPEKWNEDVAKYLAKTEQVEELTEEHWKMVNYLHDYFKKYQIAPMVRKLCKDNGMDLKKVYELFPTGPAKGACKIAGLPKPTGCV from the coding sequence ATGCCATTTATCGATGTTAATGGTGAACAATTAGAAGTTGATGAAGATGGTTTTCTTCAAGATCCTGAAAAATGGAATGAAGATGTAGCTAAGTACTTGGCAAAGACCGAGCAAGTAGAAGAGTTAACAGAAGAGCACTGGAAGATGGTAAATTATCTACACGACTATTTCAAAAAGTATCAAATTGCTCCAATGGTAAGAAAGCTCTGTAAGGACAATGGAATGGATCTAAAAAAGGTTTACGAGCTTTTCCCAACTGGACCTGCAAAGGGCGCTTGCAAAATTGCAGGATTACCAAAACCGACAGGATGTGTTTAA
- a CDS encoding ferredoxin family protein — protein MVYVVKVDQDTCNGDAACADNCPNQVFDMVNGKSQPTRADDCVGCMTCVSVCPTGAVTVTEL, from the coding sequence ATGGTTTATGTTGTAAAAGTAGATCAGGACACTTGCAATGGCGATGCTGCATGCGCAGATAATTGCCCAAATCAGGTTTTCGACATGGTAAATGGCAAGTCTCAACCAACAAGGGCAGACGATTGTGTTGGTTGCATGACCTGCGTATCAGTTTGTCCAACTGGTGCTGTTACTGTAACTGAGCTTTAA
- the dsrB gene encoding dissimilatory-type sulfite reductase subunit beta: MVKTDFGPPKYLDMMSDLCKRNYGKWKYHEVLDTGTLVHVAENGEKLYTVRSATPRLMHIDTLRAFCDLADKYCNGFFRFTSRHSIEFLLEDESNIEPLKADLHAMGYSPGGVGNTISNMLHTQGWIHCHTPAIDASGIVKAVMDGVFDYYTEAKLPARLRLSLACCLNMCGAVHCSDVAIVGIHRVPPKVLDEKVAKMCEIPNVVAACPTRAIRPEPSKKSVVINDEKCMYCGNCYTMCPAIPIFDPKNDGAAIFVGGKVSDARHPAMFSKLAVPYIPNEPPKWPTVVQTVRMLIDVYAKDAKQGERYGEWINRIGWERFFKVTGLPFTDKHIDDYIFSIPTFRSTATFKW, translated from the coding sequence ATGGTTAAGACAGATTTCGGACCACCAAAATATCTGGACATGATGTCCGACCTTTGTAAGAGAAACTATGGAAAATGGAAATATCACGAAGTCTTAGATACGGGAACGTTAGTTCACGTAGCTGAAAATGGCGAAAAACTATATACAGTAAGATCAGCAACACCAAGACTTATGCATATTGACACTTTAAGAGCATTTTGCGATCTTGCTGATAAGTATTGCAATGGATTTTTCAGGTTCACCAGTAGGCACTCTATCGAGTTCTTGCTCGAAGACGAATCTAATATTGAGCCTTTAAAGGCAGATTTACATGCGATGGGATACTCTCCTGGCGGCGTAGGCAATACTATTTCAAATATGCTTCACACCCAGGGTTGGATTCACTGCCATACCCCAGCAATTGACGCATCTGGCATAGTAAAGGCTGTTATGGACGGGGTTTTTGATTATTATACCGAAGCAAAGCTTCCAGCCAGACTTAGACTTTCTCTGGCATGCTGCTTAAATATGTGCGGTGCAGTCCACTGCTCAGACGTAGCAATTGTAGGAATACACAGGGTTCCACCAAAGGTTTTGGATGAAAAGGTTGCCAAGATGTGTGAGATACCAAACGTGGTAGCTGCATGTCCTACAAGGGCAATCAGACCAGAGCCATCGAAGAAGTCGGTTGTTATAAACGATGAGAAGTGTATGTATTGCGGAAACTGCTATACTATGTGCCCAGCAATACCTATATTTGATCCAAAGAACGATGGAGCTGCAATCTTCGTTGGTGGTAAGGTTTCTGACGCCAGACACCCTGCAATGTTTTCAAAGTTGGCCGTTCCATATATTCCAAACGAACCACCAAAATGGCCAACAGTTGTCCAGACGGTAAGGATGCTTATTGACGTTTATGCTAAGGATGCAAAACAAGGCGAGCGTTATGGGGAATGGATCAATAGAATTGGTTGGGAAAGATTCTTCAAGGTTACAGGCTTACCATTTACCGATAAGCATATTGATGATTATATCTTCTCCATTCCAACCTTCCGTTCTACAGCAACGTTTAAATGGTAA
- the rpmA gene encoding 50S ribosomal protein L27, translating to MASKKGGGSSRNGRDSNPQYLGVKVYGGEAINAGGIILRQHGTKIRPGSNVGLGRDYTIYAKIDGKVSFTKKAGRVVVEVFPN from the coding sequence ATGGCATCTAAAAAAGGTGGCGGCAGTTCAAGGAACGGAAGAGATAGCAATCCTCAATATCTGGGCGTAAAAGTATATGGTGGTGAGGCTATAAATGCTGGAGGTATTATCTTGAGACAGCATGGCACGAAGATACGACCTGGCAGCAATGTAGGACTTGGAAGAGACTATACAATCTATGCAAAGATTGATGGTAAGGTTAGTTTTACTAAAAAGGCTGGCAGGGTAGTAGTAGAAGTTTTCCCTAATTAA
- a CDS encoding aminomethyltransferase beta-barrel domain-containing protein, which yields MGFSGGIDSFYTAFLLKQQGFDVICLYIKLFESQEALSRASKLSDLLGVQFESYDAQELFKKNVIDKSIEMIFSGFTPNPCSMCNMKVKFKILDKFRLSFKCDFISTGHYVRVSHTERTRVFRGLDGRKDQSYFLSLVPVEYLKRTIFPLGDITKKHVTEAMQEKYSFWKDIPSSQDLCFVKKGYKELIKDRCGIKSGKFLYKGKVVANHLGSYLYTIGESRGLGHKEPVKLYVQSQDHLANIVYLNTKEFCYKNSVLIGDINLLSELSDKCLVQVRYQAKPVMCDIKFEADKVYASFHEKVFAPTPGQIASFYATDNKELLGGGIIIGTD from the coding sequence GTGGGATTTAGCGGCGGTATAGACAGTTTCTATACCGCTTTTTTACTTAAGCAGCAAGGATTTGATGTGATATGCCTATACATTAAACTGTTCGAAAGCCAAGAAGCCTTGTCAAGAGCGAGCAAATTAAGCGATTTGTTAGGCGTACAATTTGAATCTTATGATGCCCAAGAGCTCTTTAAAAAAAATGTAATCGATAAATCTATAGAAATGATTTTTTCAGGATTTACGCCAAATCCGTGTTCAATGTGTAATATGAAGGTAAAATTTAAAATATTGGATAAATTTAGGTTAAGTTTTAAATGCGATTTTATTTCTACAGGCCATTATGTGAGAGTCTCTCACACAGAAAGGACGAGAGTATTTAGAGGACTGGATGGAAGAAAAGATCAAAGTTACTTTCTTTCTTTGGTTCCAGTTGAATATCTTAAGAGGACTATCTTCCCTCTCGGGGATATCACAAAAAAACATGTAACAGAAGCTATGCAAGAAAAATATTCGTTTTGGAAAGACATTCCTTCAAGTCAAGACCTTTGTTTTGTGAAGAAAGGATATAAGGAACTGATCAAAGACAGGTGCGGAATAAAATCCGGGAAGTTCTTATATAAGGGTAAGGTAGTCGCAAATCATTTGGGTTCATATCTTTATACAATAGGTGAAAGTAGAGGCCTGGGCCACAAGGAACCCGTGAAGCTGTATGTCCAAAGTCAGGACCATCTTGCAAATATAGTTTATCTAAATACAAAAGAATTTTGCTATAAGAACTCAGTATTAATAGGAGATATCAATCTTTTAAGCGAATTATCGGATAAGTGTCTGGTACAGGTAAGATATCAGGCGAAGCCTGTTATGTGTGACATTAAGTTCGAAGCAGATAAAGTTTACGCGAGTTTTCACGAAAAGGTTTTCGCTCCTACGCCAGGACAGATTGCCTCTTTTTATGCGACAGATAATAAAGAATTATTAGGTGGTGGAATTATTATTGGGACTGATTAA
- a CDS encoding (Fe-S)-binding protein, which yields MNFDRSEEKGRFAQRWWESDKFKTVQTMDKGEKPLVPFFAPKIYPLEPLDKPFDETELESRFVSAFARILAEHRQLKVYMESCVKCGACVNACHTYQGTGELRNIPVMRADLLRRYYKKYFTTQGAILGPIVGAEKVTFEGLKEMYYYFYQCSQCRRCSYYCPMGIDTAEITRYGREILVQCGFVSQFHWSVLTSMWKLGNHMIISKPGLMDTVEFLEEELKEETGVDIKIPVDDWDAELLYNPSSADFFAYPDTMMGVAKVMHAAGIKWTISSNIIETGNFGLFLHENTMRMLNKLLIDQSFKMKDCKEIVLGECAHGWRTWKMMTKAVNGEWVDKKYHYIHLVHKLIELIDSGRIKIDPSRYEGMKVTLHDSCNNSRGAGIIEEPRYVLSKILPDGVFTEMTPNREMNWCCGGGTAILWDDPESIKLRVKLSKNKAEQYMSVNPDIAVVICSIGKAHNSFIVHEGYKKELDHVKIKGLVDLVGDAIVDFPFPAGKYAKS from the coding sequence ATGAATTTTGACAGAAGCGAAGAAAAAGGAAGATTTGCTCAGAGATGGTGGGAGAGTGATAAGTTTAAAACTGTTCAAACTATGGATAAGGGCGAGAAGCCTCTTGTTCCATTTTTTGCTCCAAAGATATATCCTCTTGAGCCATTGGACAAGCCTTTTGATGAAACGGAATTAGAATCACGCTTTGTGAGTGCATTTGCTCGTATTTTAGCTGAGCACAGACAATTGAAAGTTTACATGGAGAGCTGCGTAAAGTGCGGAGCATGTGTGAATGCCTGCCACACCTATCAGGGGACTGGTGAGCTTAGAAATATACCAGTTATGAGAGCAGACCTCCTGAGGAGATATTACAAGAAATATTTCACTACTCAGGGTGCGATTCTTGGACCTATTGTAGGCGCAGAAAAGGTTACCTTTGAGGGCCTTAAAGAGATGTATTACTACTTTTACCAGTGTTCGCAGTGCAGAAGGTGTTCATATTACTGCCCTATGGGCATTGATACTGCAGAAATCACAAGATATGGCAGAGAGATACTTGTTCAGTGCGGTTTCGTATCTCAGTTTCACTGGAGCGTTTTAACCTCCATGTGGAAGCTGGGCAATCATATGATTATCTCGAAGCCTGGTCTTATGGATACGGTTGAGTTCCTTGAAGAAGAGCTTAAAGAAGAAACAGGTGTGGATATAAAAATACCAGTTGACGATTGGGATGCCGAGCTACTTTATAATCCCTCCTCTGCTGACTTTTTCGCTTATCCTGACACCATGATGGGTGTAGCAAAGGTAATGCATGCTGCAGGCATAAAATGGACAATTTCAAGTAATATTATAGAAACAGGCAACTTTGGACTGTTTCTACACGAGAATACAATGAGAATGTTGAACAAACTTCTTATAGATCAATCTTTCAAAATGAAGGATTGTAAGGAAATTGTTCTGGGTGAATGCGCTCATGGGTGGAGAACCTGGAAGATGATGACCAAGGCTGTAAACGGTGAATGGGTCGATAAAAAATATCACTACATACACCTTGTTCACAAGTTAATAGAGCTAATAGATAGCGGAAGAATTAAAATAGATCCGTCAAGGTATGAAGGTATGAAGGTAACGCTTCATGACTCTTGTAACAATTCCAGAGGTGCGGGCATTATCGAAGAGCCAAGATATGTGCTTTCTAAGATTTTGCCAGATGGTGTATTTACTGAGATGACTCCAAACAGAGAGATGAACTGGTGCTGTGGAGGCGGAACTGCTATACTTTGGGACGATCCAGAGAGCATTAAATTAAGAGTTAAACTGTCGAAAAATAAGGCTGAGCAGTATATGTCAGTAAATCCTGATATAGCTGTGGTAATATGCTCTATTGGCAAGGCTCACAATAGCTTTATAGTTCACGAGGGATATAAAAAAGAGCTCGATCACGTAAAGATTAAGGGTTTAGTTGACCTGGTGGGCGATGCTATTGTAGACTTTCCATTCCCAGCAGGGAAGTATGCGAAATCTTAA